A window of Garra rufa chromosome 16, GarRuf1.0, whole genome shotgun sequence contains these coding sequences:
- the gpr101 gene encoding probable G-protein coupled receptor 101, which translates to MPTFPPLGSNSSTVPWDPGAPSLVNSTVKMVLISAIVCTSLFGNVVVLLVFQRKPQLLHVANRFVLNLLLADLLQTVLVMPFAIAATVPEVWPLDARLCQALVVLMHLFAFAGVNTIIVVSVDRYLAIIHPLSYPTRMTPHLGTNLIALTWLLSVLQSTPPLYGWGTIEFDRRHNACTVVWSSSYSYSALVSALSFWLPVVIMLCCYWMVFRAARRQNALVHPIQSNPPPDSQASCSSPQRQPQPEGPFSASYPIRTRHRRFHYHCKAARVVFVIMASYVLSMGPYSVLSTISIYSSAAVPPWLASMALILFFLQCCLHPYIYGYMHRSVRKEFLALLCGPLCGQGRISQGSAVDSCFTVTDGRLAHTHLSSQAARVCPLRTWEEGTTSSSPTERRSKDSRKETTSISLSSEKELTVHSNTNKQPEETPTGKF; encoded by the coding sequence ATGCCCACCTTTCCACCTCTGGGCAGTAATTCCAGCACAGTGCCCTGGGACCCCGGCGCGCCTTCTCTGGTGAACAGCACGGTGAAGATGGTGCTCATATCGGCGATCGTGTGTACGTCTCTTTTTGGAAACGTTGTGGTGTTGCTGGTATTCCAGCGCAAGCCACAGCTTCTCCACGTCGCCAACCGTTTCGTGCTCAACCTGCTTTTGGCAGACCTATTGCAGACGGTGCTGGTAATGCCCTTTGCCATCGCTGCCACTGTGCCTGAGGTCTGGCCGCTGGACGCCCGCCTCTGCCAGGCCCTTGTGGTGCTCATGCACCTGTTTGCGTTTGCCGGCGTCAACACCATCATCGTGGTATCTGTAGATCGCTACTTGGCCATCATCCACCCGCTGTCCTATCCCACCCGAATGACACCTCACCTGGGTACCAACCTGATTGCTCTCACATGGCTGCTTAGTGTACTTCAAAGCACTCCGCCGCTTTATGGATGGGGAACTATCGAATTTGACCGGCGCCACAATGCCTGCACTGTTGTGTGGTCTTCAAGCTACTCGTATTCAGCCCTGGTGTCCGCGCTTTCGTTCTGGCTGCCTGTGGTGATCATGCTTTGCTGTTATTGGATGGTATTCAGGGCGGCGAGACGGCAAAACGCTCTCGTTCATCCTATCCAATCCAACCCCCCTCCAGATTCCCAAGCATCATGTTCCAGCCCCCAAAGGCAGCCGCAACCAGAAGGCCCATTTTCAGCCTCTTATCCCATTAGAACCCGACATAGACGCTTCCACTATCACTGCAAGGCGGCGCGGGTGGTGTTCGTCATTATGGCGTCCTACGTGCTCAGCATGGGCCCGTACAGCGTCTTAAGCACGATATCAATTTACTCCAGTGCAGCGGTGCCACCCTGGTTGGCCTCGATGGCGCTCATTCTCTTCTTCTTGCAGTGTTGCTTACACCCCTACATCTATGGCTACATGCATCGTAGTGTACGCAAAGAGTTCCTGGCACTGCTCTGTGGGCCGCTGTGCGGGCAGGGCCGGATCAGTCAGGGCTCCGCCGTGGATAGTTGCTTCACGGTCACAGACGGACGCCTGGCACACACCCACCTCTCAAGCCAGGCTGCACGAGTGTGTCCTCTCCGAACCTGGGAGGAAGGAACCACTTCGTCTTCTCCTACAGAGAGGAGGTCTAAAGACAGCCGCAAGGAAACCACCTCCATCAGTCTGAGCTCAGAGAAGGAGCTCACTGTGCACAGCAACACCAACAAGCAACCTGAGGAAACACCTACAGGCAAATTCTGA